The Rhodothermales bacterium DNA segment AACAATTCCAGCACCACGATACCCGTGATGACCACCACGACGAAACCGTCGAGCACCTCATAGAAATGGCGCCGCGGTTCGAAGATGCGGTACAGCAGCGGGCCGAGGAGGAGGGCGATGAGACTGGCGGCGAGAAACATGCTGGGTGGCAAACGACGTGAGGGAAAACGCGGGGTTACACGCGTCAACCCCGGTTGCGTTCTCACTACGTCCGCCCCATCGGCCGGCGTTTTCGGGGTTGGAGGATCAAAAACGAGGGCGGGCGTGTAGGCTCTGCGACTGTTTTCACGTGTCCCCATTGCCCATCGATGCCATGCTGAGCCAGGCTGTCGAGGATTACCTCAAGACCATCTACAAGCTCCAACGCGACGGCGCAGCGTCCACTTCGGACATTGCCCGCACGCTGGATGTATCGGCGGCCTCGGTCACGAACATGGTGAAGCGTCTCGCGCAGCACGGGCTGGCTGAGCATCAGTCGTACAGGGGGGTGACGCTCACGCCGGCCGGCAACAAAATCGCACTGGAGATCATCCGCCACCATCGGCTTTTGGAGTTGTACCTGAAAGAGGTAATGGGATACGGCTGGGAACAACTCCACGACGAGGCCGAGCACCTGGAACACCACATCTCCGAGGAATTCGAGAGCAAGATCGAGGCCATGCTCGGGTTCCCGACACACGACCCCCACGGGGACCCGATCCCGACCCGCGACGGCCACGTCGAAGCCGTCGCCGACGCCCCGCTGACGCAGGTATCAGCCGGCCAGGCCGTCGTCGTTCGCCGTGTCTCCGACGCCGACCCCGAGCTGCTGCACTACCTCGAAGAACTCGGCCTGATGCCAAGGGCCGAGGTGGTGGTGGTGGAGAAGGCTCCGTTTAACGGCCCCCTGGACGTACGGATCGGGGAAGAGACGAAGACCGTGGGGTTTGCGGTGGCTTCGAATGTGTTTGTGGTGGTGAGTTAGGGGCGCACGGCTGTGCGCCTACCCCACCCGCGTCACCACCATCGACCCCGGCGAGGTGTCGAACACGAACCTGGACCGGTCCTGGCCGGCGAAGTAGTCGTCGGTCGCCTGGCGGCATCCGGACCAGTCCAGGTAGTCGTCCAGAATCAGCGAGCCGCCCAGTGACAGCTGTGGCGTGATGCGTTCGAGGCAGGTCATAACGGGCTCATACCAGTCGACATCGATGTGCGCCAGCGCCACCGGACCATCGACGACCAGGGTATCCTGCACGAGGCCTTTGATCAGTGCCACCTGATTTGCCTCGACAGGGTAGCCGTGGGTTGCAAACGAGGCCTTCACCGCGTCGTACAGATCATCCCGGTAGCCGTAGTACATGTCGCCCCCCAGTCCACTGGCCCTGCCGGCCTTGATCACGTCGTAGCGCGCGTGTACGTCCGGCCCGTCGGCGTCGGTCGGCGGGGGGATCATCCCGAACACATCGTACACCCGCAGCGGACGGGTGGGTGCCTTGGCGGAGGCGAATAAAATGGCCGACCCACCCATCGCGCAGCCGGCCTCCAGAATGGCGCCTGGGATCTTCCGCGCCTCCACCTCCAGCCCCCGCGCCGCCAGGGCGTTCAGCTTGCGCTGTGAGAGATACGTCAGCCGCTCCCTCCGCACCGCA contains these protein-coding regions:
- a CDS encoding metal-dependent transcriptional regulator; the protein is MSPLPIDAMLSQAVEDYLKTIYKLQRDGAASTSDIARTLDVSAASVTNMVKRLAQHGLAEHQSYRGVTLTPAGNKIALEIIRHHRLLELYLKEVMGYGWEQLHDEAEHLEHHISEEFESKIEAMLGFPTHDPHGDPIPTRDGHVEAVADAPLTQVSAGQAVVVRRVSDADPELLHYLEELGLMPRAEVVVVEKAPFNGPLDVRIGEETKTVGFAVASNVFVVVS
- a CDS encoding TylF/MycF/NovP-related O-methyltransferase, with the protein product MLRPLRKAVDYARTLAFPAEVRGTMRAVRRERLTYLSQRKLNALAARGLEVEARKIPGAILEAGCAMGGSAILFASAKAPTRPLRVYDVFGMIPPPTDADGPDVHARYDVIKAGRASGLGGDMYYGYRDDLYDAVKASFATHGYPVEANQVALIKGLVQDTLVVDGPVALAHIDVDWYEPVMTCLERITPQLSLGGSLILDDYLDWSGCRQATDDYFAGQDRSRFVFDTSPGSMVVTRVG